Genomic window (Dolosigranulum savutiense):
GGATAGACAGTTTGAATCATATGAATATAGTCAGCCACTTCTTGTCTAGTTGGCTCTTCAGTCAATTCCTGCCACATGATATCGGAAACGATATGCTTCAAGTCACTATCAGACAAATAATCCATAAAAGACTCCACTGACTTTGCTTCCGTGCGAAAATCTTCGTAAAGAATAAATAACTGCTGATAATGTGCATGGGCAAAAGAAAAATTATCTGTTAGCTCATCCAACAATAACCAGGCTTGATCATGATAAAATAGTCGGTTTAACAAGTCTTCTTCGGCTCGTTCTACTTGAGTTTTTTTGGGTGTCTGCGCGTATGACTGATGACTTGATGGTGACTCAGGAACAGGAAAGTTACGTTGCTGTTCTAAGTCTCTCATTCGCTTTTGGTGTTGTCGTACCGTACTAGATTGCACCTGTCGATCAATCGATTCATACGAAATATTGAACTCTTCTGCTAACTCTTTGATATAGACATCGCGTTCAATAGGAGAGTCCAGTGTTGCGATTTCAGCAGCCATTTGTTGAACATATTTAACCCGTTCTGATTCATTGTTTAAATTATAGTTTTGGCGCCAATAAGTCATTAAGAACGCAAAGTGCGAGTCCCGACCATTTTGAATAAAGTTTACGAAGGCCTCAGTTCCTTGTTCATGAATAAAATCATCTGGATCTAATCCATTGGGTAAGCTAGCCACTTCGATAATTAAGTCACTCTTTTGTGTAATAAAATCAATAAGTCGCTTAGTTGACTCTCTTCCTGCTTCATCGCCATCATAAGCAATCACAATCGTATCAGCTAGTTGATTGATAGCTTGTAAATGTTCCGCTGTTAAAGCTGTACCCATCGATGCAACACCATTTTTAATTCCAGCTGCCCAAGCTGAAATAACATCCATAAATCCTTCAAATAAAACAACTTCTTTTGTCTGACGGATCGTTGATTTTGCCTTATCATAATTAAATAATATTTTTCGTTTATTAAATAATTTAGTCTCAGGACTATTTAAATATTTTGCCCGATTTTGTGCTGACTGGTTATCCTGTTGAAATATTCGTCCCGAGAAACCAATTGTGTGTCCATTATGATTACGAATAGGAAACATAATACGATTGGCAAACCGATCCTTAAACGTATCATCTGGATGGTGACGCTCAGAAAATAGACCACTCTGTATTAAGAGATCATCGGATATCTCAACGGCCTCATTATTCTTCAACATCAACTGCGTATAATCACGTTGCTTAGGTGAATAGCCGATATTGAATTCTTCTAGTAGCTCGCGTGACATCCCGCGCCCTTGTGTTAAATAATCATACGCATGACTACCTCCTTGACCACTCATAAGTAAATGATGATAAAACTCAGCCACTTTCTCATGAATATCTGTTAGTTTATACGTTAATGAATCACGCGTGGCTCCTTGATTAAGCGCCTGGTTCTTTAATTGATCATCAACCGGAACATTTCCCATCTCAGCTACTTTAAACACTGATTCAACAAAAGGGATATTCTCTATTTCTTGAATAAATCCAAAAACATTGCCCCCCCGCTTACAACTAAAACATTTATAAATTTGTTTTTGTTCGCTGACGGATAGCGATGGTGTATTATCTTCGTGAAAAGGACAATGCGCGAAGTGATTACGACCTGATTTTTGTAAATCAACATATTGACCAATGATATCTTTAATATTCACTTGATTCCGAATACGATCAATCATATCATCTGACAAGCGCATAAATTCACGTCCTTCCTTCGCGTTCGTATTTTTCAGCATGGCTTATTATAGCACACCGACCACTTACTGTAAATAATTGAGAACAGTAACTAGTCTCAGCCATTCTGAGGTTCTATTCAAAATCTAATAACCTTAATATTTCTTCTTTGGATAAGCTGGAAATTTGTTTGTTCTCGCCAGTCTCGATTAC
Coding sequences:
- the dnaG gene encoding DNA primase — encoded protein: MLKNTNAKEGREFMRLSDDMIDRIRNQVNIKDIIGQYVDLQKSGRNHFAHCPFHEDNTPSLSVSEQKQIYKCFSCKRGGNVFGFIQEIENIPFVESVFKVAEMGNVPVDDQLKNQALNQGATRDSLTYKLTDIHEKVAEFYHHLLMSGQGGSHAYDYLTQGRGMSRELLEEFNIGYSPKQRDYTQLMLKNNEAVEISDDLLIQSGLFSERHHPDDTFKDRFANRIMFPIRNHNGHTIGFSGRIFQQDNQSAQNRAKYLNSPETKLFNKRKILFNYDKAKSTIRQTKEVVLFEGFMDVISAWAAGIKNGVASMGTALTAEHLQAINQLADTIVIAYDGDEAGRESTKRLIDFITQKSDLIIEVASLPNGLDPDDFIHEQGTEAFVNFIQNGRDSHFAFLMTYWRQNYNLNNESERVKYVQQMAAEIATLDSPIERDVYIKELAEEFNISYESIDRQVQSSTVRQHQKRMRDLEQQRNFPVPESPSSHQSYAQTPKKTQVERAEEDLLNRLFYHDQAWLLLDELTDNFSFAHAHYQQLFILYEDFRTEAKSVESFMDYLSDSDLKHIVSDIMWQELTEEPTRQEVADYIHMIQTVYPLQKEIKAKQEALKIAQKQGDVNKELSLTIEMINLNRTLKNLNYSGGN